From the genome of Streptomyces sp. NBC_01260, one region includes:
- the galU gene encoding UTP--glucose-1-phosphate uridylyltransferase GalU, translating into MRKIQKAVIPAAGLGTRFLPATKATPKEMLPVVDKPAIQYVVEEAAAAGLSDVLMITGRNKRALEDHFDRNYELESALTRKGDDERLVRVQESSELATMHYVRQGDPRGLGHAVLCAEPHVGDEPFAVLLGDDLIDPRDPLLARMTEIQEREGGSVVALMEVAPEQIHQYGCAAVEATSESDVVRVTGLVEKPEPGDAPSNLAVIGRYVLDPAVFGVLRETEPGRGGEIQLTDALQQLAVDEKLGGPVHGVVFRGRRYDTGDRGDYLRAIVRLACEREDLGPDFRTWLRGYVAAEL; encoded by the coding sequence ATGCGCAAGATCCAGAAGGCCGTCATACCCGCCGCCGGGCTCGGTACCCGGTTTCTGCCGGCGACCAAGGCAACTCCCAAGGAGATGCTGCCGGTGGTCGACAAGCCCGCGATCCAGTACGTCGTGGAGGAGGCCGCCGCCGCGGGGCTGAGCGATGTGCTGATGATCACCGGGCGCAACAAGCGCGCCCTGGAGGACCACTTCGACCGGAACTACGAGCTGGAGTCGGCGCTGACCCGCAAGGGCGACGACGAACGGCTGGTCCGGGTCCAGGAGTCCAGCGAGCTGGCGACCATGCACTACGTCCGCCAGGGCGACCCGCGCGGCCTGGGCCACGCCGTCCTGTGCGCGGAGCCCCATGTGGGCGACGAGCCGTTCGCGGTGCTCCTGGGCGACGACCTGATCGACCCGCGCGACCCGCTGCTGGCTCGTATGACCGAGATCCAGGAGCGCGAGGGCGGCAGCGTCGTCGCACTGATGGAGGTCGCGCCCGAACAGATCCACCAGTACGGATGCGCCGCGGTGGAAGCCACCTCGGAGAGCGACGTCGTCCGGGTCACCGGGCTGGTGGAGAAGCCGGAGCCCGGCGACGCACCCAGCAATCTCGCCGTCATCGGACGCTACGTCCTGGACCCCGCCGTCTTCGGCGTGCTGCGCGAGACGGAGCCGGGCCGGGGCGGCGAGATCCAGCTGACGGACGCGCTTCAGCAGCTGGCCGTCGACGAGAAGCTCGGCGGCCCGGTGCACGGTGTCGTCTTCCGCGGCCGCCGCTACGACACCGGCGACCGCGGCGACTACCTGCGGGCCATCGTCAGACTCGCCTGCGAGCGCGAGGACCTGGGCCCCGACTTCCGTACCTGGCTGCGCGGTTACGTAGCGGCCGAGCTCTGA
- the rpmA gene encoding 50S ribosomal protein L27 encodes MAHKKGASSTRNGRDSNAQRLGVKRFGGQAVNAGEILVRQRGTHFHPGTGVGRGGDDTLFALAAGAVEFGTHRGRKVVNIVPIAG; translated from the coding sequence ATGGCACATAAGAAGGGCGCATCGTCCACTCGGAACGGGCGCGATTCCAATGCTCAGCGGCTCGGCGTGAAGCGCTTCGGCGGTCAGGCCGTCAACGCCGGTGAGATCCTGGTCCGCCAGCGCGGCACCCACTTCCACCCGGGCACGGGCGTCGGCCGTGGCGGCGACGACACGCTGTTCGCCCTCGCCGCCGGTGCGGTCGAGTTCGGCACGCACCGTGGCCGCAAGGTCGTGAACATCGTTCCGATCGCCGGCTGA
- a CDS encoding Rne/Rng family ribonuclease: MLEPTEPGTTGNAEDNNTPGDKLPPRRRRRAASRPAGPPSGGAQGAADASAIPAVDAGESDPSTENATEAEAAPPVRARRRAVRKATAPAGAPQAAEVVEPVVTAEPVEDEPVAAEPVEAPRARRRASRKATAPAGAPQAAEAVEIVEETAAAESPEPVAAEPVEAPRARRRASRKATAPAGAPQAAEAVEIVEETAAAEAPEPVAAEPVAAEAPRGRARRRASAPAGAPQATRTEPVAAAEPAEVTEAAEPAEPVEAPRGRRRAVRKATAPAGAPQAAEERTEARTGESLPEMAVEELAAETAEVEEAAPRGRQRRRATAAAGRPEFTGKVEEPARRSRGAARPAVAVFQAPVFAEPMFQTPETAAAAAAAAVPAPSDEEPEDEIATAEEQTPVAETPAPAEAAPQGGSRRRRRRRGEATEAEPAAAPAPAAAPVEEQAEEEHEPENESDGEHDGEDTDEYGDRPSRRRRRGGRRRRRGESAEDETAEQHTEDDASDRSGDERERAHESESEDEGDDDHDDNDDHDSGASGSSSSRRRRRRRRRSGDFSSDAENGTDDPERTVVKVREPRKKEAEREPGTGFDEVQSIKGSTRMEAKKQRRREGREQGRRRVPIITEAEFLARREAVERVMVVRQSGERTQIGVLEDNVLVEHYVNKEQATSYVGNVYLGKVQNVLPSMEAAFVDIGKGRNAVLYAGEVNFEALGMAHGPRRIETALKSGQSVLVQVTKDPIGHKGARLTSQVSLPGRYLVYVPEGSMTGISRKLPDTERARLKTILKKIVPEDAGVIVRTAAEGASEDELRRDVERLQQQWEDIQKKSKSSGSSNAPTLLYGEPDMTVRVVRDIFNEDFSKVIVSGNEAWDTIHGYVSHVAPDLTDRLSRWTSEVDIFATYRIDEQLMKALDRKVYLPSGGSLVIDKTEAMVVVDVNTGKFTGQGGNLEETVTKNNLEAAEEIVRQLRLRDLGGIVVVDFIDMVLESNRDLVLRRLLECLGRDRTKHQVAEVTSLGLVQMTRKRVGQGLLESFSETCVHCNGRGVIVHMEQPASIGGGGGGKRAKKRGRGGSGQDHEQDHDHSHEHEQDHETEAEVAAEVAAPLALPEPEFVADEELYSSPAEAEAAAGRGRGRRRATRKASAPAGAPKPASAPAPVAEPVVQPEPVVEPEPAPEPVAEAPAVEAPAAEAPQGRTRRRATRKATAPAGSPAQAEQAPAAETAEEPVSAADPVATEDPVVEAPHVEVPAEEPAAPPRARRRATRKATAPAGSPAGTDEAETVVVTASVESASEPEPEDAPAPAKKAARKTAKKATAKKATAKKAATTKTAAKKTAAKKTTAKKAAAKKTVAAEQQTPSSVTASADEV; this comes from the coding sequence ATGCTCGAGCCCACCGAACCCGGCACGACCGGGAACGCAGAAGACAACAACACCCCCGGGGACAAGCTGCCGCCGCGCCGCAGGCGCCGCGCGGCGTCCCGCCCGGCCGGCCCGCCGTCGGGCGGCGCACAGGGCGCTGCCGACGCGTCGGCCATACCGGCCGTTGACGCCGGAGAGTCGGACCCCAGCACTGAGAACGCCACCGAGGCCGAGGCCGCCCCGCCCGTCCGCGCGCGCCGTCGCGCGGTCCGCAAGGCGACCGCTCCTGCGGGTGCCCCGCAGGCCGCCGAGGTCGTGGAGCCCGTGGTGACCGCCGAGCCGGTCGAGGACGAGCCCGTCGCGGCCGAGCCGGTCGAGGCGCCGCGTGCGCGTCGCCGTGCGTCCCGCAAGGCGACCGCTCCGGCGGGTGCCCCGCAGGCCGCCGAGGCTGTGGAGATCGTCGAGGAGACCGCAGCCGCGGAGAGCCCCGAGCCCGTCGCTGCCGAGCCGGTCGAGGCGCCGCGTGCGCGTCGCCGTGCGTCCCGCAAGGCCACCGCCCCGGCGGGTGCCCCGCAGGCCGCCGAGGCTGTGGAGATCGTCGAGGAGACCGCAGCCGCGGAGGCCCCCGAGCCCGTCGCGGCCGAGCCCGTCGCCGCCGAGGCGCCGCGCGGTCGTGCCCGGCGCAGGGCTTCCGCCCCGGCCGGTGCCCCGCAGGCCACCCGGACCGAGCCCGTCGCGGCCGCCGAGCCCGCAGAGGTCACCGAAGCGGCCGAGCCCGCCGAGCCCGTGGAGGCCCCGCGCGGCCGCCGTCGTGCGGTCCGCAAGGCCACCGCCCCGGCCGGTGCACCGCAGGCCGCCGAGGAGCGCACCGAGGCCCGGACCGGCGAGAGCCTGCCCGAGATGGCCGTCGAGGAACTGGCCGCCGAGACCGCCGAGGTCGAGGAGGCCGCCCCGCGCGGCCGCCAGCGCCGCCGGGCCACCGCCGCGGCGGGCCGGCCCGAGTTCACCGGCAAGGTCGAGGAGCCCGCGCGCAGGAGCCGTGGCGCGGCGCGCCCCGCCGTCGCCGTGTTCCAGGCCCCGGTCTTCGCCGAGCCGATGTTCCAGACCCCGGAGACGGCCGCTGCCGCAGCCGCCGCGGCAGTCCCCGCCCCGTCCGACGAGGAGCCCGAGGACGAGATCGCGACGGCCGAGGAGCAGACCCCGGTCGCCGAGACGCCCGCCCCCGCCGAGGCCGCCCCGCAGGGTGGTTCGCGTCGCCGTCGCCGCCGTCGCGGTGAGGCCACCGAGGCCGAGCCCGCCGCCGCACCCGCTCCGGCCGCCGCCCCGGTGGAGGAGCAGGCCGAGGAGGAGCACGAGCCGGAGAACGAGAGCGACGGCGAGCACGACGGCGAGGACACCGACGAGTACGGCGACCGGCCCTCGCGCCGCCGTCGTCGCGGTGGCCGCCGCCGCCGTCGCGGTGAGTCCGCCGAGGACGAGACCGCCGAGCAGCACACCGAGGACGACGCCTCCGACCGCTCCGGCGACGAGCGCGAGCGCGCCCACGAGTCCGAGTCCGAGGACGAGGGCGACGACGACCACGACGACAACGACGACCACGACTCCGGTGCCTCCGGATCGAGCAGCAGCCGTCGCCGCCGTCGCCGCCGTCGTCGCAGCGGTGACTTCTCGTCCGACGCCGAGAACGGCACGGACGACCCGGAGCGCACCGTCGTCAAGGTCCGCGAGCCCCGTAAGAAGGAAGCCGAGCGCGAGCCCGGCACCGGCTTCGACGAGGTCCAGTCCATCAAGGGCTCGACCCGTATGGAGGCCAAGAAGCAGCGCCGCCGCGAGGGCCGCGAGCAGGGCCGCCGCCGGGTTCCGATCATCACCGAGGCGGAGTTCCTGGCCCGCCGCGAGGCCGTCGAGCGCGTCATGGTCGTCCGCCAGAGCGGCGAGCGCACCCAGATCGGCGTCCTTGAGGACAACGTGCTCGTCGAGCACTACGTCAACAAGGAGCAGGCCACCAGCTACGTCGGCAACGTCTACCTGGGCAAGGTCCAGAACGTCCTGCCGTCCATGGAGGCCGCCTTCGTCGACATCGGCAAGGGCCGCAACGCCGTCCTGTACGCCGGTGAGGTCAACTTCGAGGCGCTCGGCATGGCCCACGGACCGCGCCGCATCGAGACGGCGCTCAAGTCCGGCCAGTCCGTCCTCGTCCAGGTGACGAAGGACCCGATCGGCCACAAGGGCGCCCGCCTGACCAGCCAGGTCTCGCTGCCCGGCCGCTACCTGGTCTATGTGCCCGAGGGCTCGATGACCGGGATCAGCCGCAAGCTGCCCGACACCGAGCGCGCCCGGCTCAAGACCATCCTCAAGAAGATCGTCCCCGAGGACGCGGGCGTCATCGTCCGCACCGCCGCGGAGGGCGCGAGCGAGGACGAGCTGCGTCGCGACGTCGAGCGGCTCCAGCAGCAGTGGGAGGACATCCAGAAGAAGTCGAAGAGCAGCGGCAGCTCCAACGCGCCGACGCTGCTCTACGGCGAGCCGGACATGACCGTCCGGGTCGTCCGCGACATCTTCAACGAGGACTTCTCCAAGGTCATCGTCAGCGGCAACGAGGCGTGGGACACCATCCACGGCTATGTCTCGCACGTGGCCCCCGACCTGACGGACCGGCTGTCGCGGTGGACCTCCGAGGTCGACATCTTCGCGACCTACCGGATCGACGAGCAGCTCATGAAGGCGCTGGACCGCAAGGTCTACCTGCCGAGCGGCGGCTCGCTGGTGATCGACAAGACCGAGGCGATGGTCGTCGTCGACGTCAACACCGGCAAGTTCACCGGTCAGGGCGGCAACCTCGAGGAGACCGTCACCAAGAACAACCTGGAGGCGGCCGAGGAGATCGTGCGCCAGCTGCGGCTGCGCGACCTCGGCGGCATCGTCGTCGTCGACTTCATCGACATGGTGCTGGAGTCCAACCGGGACCTGGTGCTGCGGCGTCTGCTGGAGTGCCTGGGACGCGACCGTACGAAGCACCAGGTCGCCGAGGTCACCTCGCTCGGCCTGGTCCAGATGACCCGTAAGCGGGTCGGCCAGGGTCTGCTGGAGTCCTTCTCCGAGACCTGTGTCCACTGCAACGGGCGCGGCGTGATCGTGCACATGGAGCAGCCCGCCTCGATCGGTGGCGGCGGTGGCGGCAAGCGTGCCAAGAAGCGCGGCCGCGGCGGCTCGGGCCAGGACCACGAGCAGGACCACGACCACAGCCACGAGCACGAACAGGACCACGAGACCGAGGCCGAGGTCGCGGCGGAGGTCGCCGCCCCGCTGGCGCTGCCCGAGCCGGAGTTCGTCGCGGACGAGGAGCTGTACAGCAGCCCGGCCGAGGCCGAGGCGGCCGCCGGGCGCGGCCGTGGCCGTCGCCGGGCGACGCGTAAGGCGTCGGCCCCGGCCGGTGCCCCGAAGCCGGCGTCCGCGCCGGCCCCGGTGGCCGAGCCGGTCGTGCAGCCGGAGCCCGTCGTGGAGCCCGAGCCCGCGCCGGAGCCGGTTGCCGAGGCCCCGGCCGTCGAGGCTCCTGCCGCTGAGGCGCCCCAGGGCCGTACGCGCCGTCGTGCGACCCGCAAGGCGACCGCCCCGGCAGGTTCGCCGGCCCAGGCCGAGCAGGCCCCGGCCGCCGAGACGGCCGAGGAGCCGGTCTCCGCTGCCGACCCGGTCGCCACGGAGGACCCGGTCGTCGAGGCCCCGCACGTGGAGGTCCCGGCCGAGGAGCCGGCCGCACCGCCGCGTGCCCGGCGCCGGGCGACCCGCAAGGCCACCGCGCCCGCGGGGTCCCCGGCCGGTACCGACGAGGCCGAGACCGTCGTGGTGACGGCTTCCGTCGAGTCCGCGTCCGAGCCCGAGCCCGAGGACGCACCGGCACCGGCCAAGAAGGCGGCCCGCAAGACCGCCAAGAAGGCCACCGCCAAGAAGGCCACCGCCAAGAAGGCGGCCACCACGAAGACGGCTGCCAAGAAGACCGCCGCGAAGAAGACGACGGCCAAGAAGGCGGCAGCGAAGAAGACGGTGGCGGCGGAGCAGCAGACGCCGTCCTCCGTCACGGCTTCGGCCGACGAGGTCTGA
- the rplU gene encoding 50S ribosomal protein L21, with translation MYAIVRSGGRQHKVAVGDIVEVDKIPTASVGDTVELSTLLVVDGDAVTSDPWVLDGIKVQAEIVDHHKGAKIDILRYKNKTGYRRRQGHRQQYTAIKVTGIPAAAK, from the coding sequence GTGTACGCCATCGTGCGCAGCGGTGGTCGCCAGCACAAGGTTGCTGTCGGCGACATCGTTGAGGTTGACAAGATTCCCACCGCCAGTGTTGGCGACACGGTAGAGCTCTCTACCCTGCTCGTTGTCGACGGCGACGCCGTGACCAGCGACCCGTGGGTGCTTGACGGCATCAAGGTCCAGGCCGAGATCGTGGACCACCACAAGGGCGCGAAGATCGACATCCTTCGCTACAAGAACAAGACCGGCTACCGCCGTCGCCAGGGTCACCGCCAGCAGTACACGGCGATCAAGGTCACCGGTATTCCCGCGGCTGCGAAGTAA
- a CDS encoding phosphocholine cytidylyltransferase family protein: MIGMILAAGAGRRLRPYTDTLPKALVPVGPEGNEESLTVVDLTLGNFAEVGLTEVAIIVGYRKEALYERKAALEAKYGVTLTLIDNDKAEEWNNAYSLWCGRDALKDGVILANGDTVHPVSVEKTLLAARGDGKKIILALDTVKKLADEEMKVVADPSKGVQRITKLMDPAEATGEYIGVTLIEGDAAQELADALKTTYLRDPDLYYEDGYQELVNRGFKVDVEPIGDIKWVEIDNHEDLAKGRTIACQY; the protein is encoded by the coding sequence ATGATCGGCATGATTCTGGCGGCCGGCGCCGGCCGCCGTCTGCGCCCCTACACCGACACGCTTCCCAAGGCCCTGGTGCCGGTCGGCCCCGAGGGGAACGAGGAGAGCCTGACCGTCGTCGACCTGACGCTGGGCAACTTCGCCGAGGTCGGGCTGACCGAGGTCGCGATCATCGTGGGCTACCGCAAGGAGGCCCTGTACGAGCGCAAGGCGGCCCTTGAGGCGAAGTACGGCGTCACCCTCACGCTGATCGACAACGACAAGGCCGAGGAGTGGAACAACGCCTACTCCCTGTGGTGCGGCCGTGACGCCCTCAAGGACGGCGTGATCCTCGCCAACGGCGACACCGTGCACCCCGTCTCCGTCGAGAAGACGCTGCTGGCCGCCCGCGGCGACGGCAAGAAGATCATCCTCGCCCTCGACACGGTGAAGAAGCTCGCCGACGAGGAGATGAAGGTCGTCGCCGACCCGTCGAAGGGCGTTCAGCGCATCACCAAGCTGATGGACCCGGCCGAGGCCACCGGCGAGTACATCGGTGTCACCCTCATCGAGGGCGACGCGGCCCAGGAGCTGGCCGACGCGCTGAAGACCACGTATCTGCGTGACCCCGACCTGTACTACGAGGACGGCTACCAGGAGCTCGTCAACCGCGGCTTCAAGGTCGACGTGGAGCCGATCGGCGACATCAAGTGGGTGGAGATCGACAACCACGAGGACCTGGCCAAGGGCAGGACCATCGCGTGCCAGTACTGA
- the obgE gene encoding GTPase ObgE: MTTFVDRVELHAAAGNGGHGCASVHREKFKPLGGPDGGNGGRGGDVTLIVDQAVTTLLDYHHHPHRKATNGQPGAGDNRTGKEGQDLILPVPDGTVVLDTDGNVLADLVGQGTMFVAGQGGRGGLGNGALASARRKAPGFALLGEPGESRDIVLELKTVADVALVGYPSAGKSSLISVLSAAKPKIADYPFTTLVPNLGVVTAGSTVYTIADVPGLIPGASQGKGLGLEFLRHVERCSVLVHVLDTATLESDRDPLSDLDTIEEELKLYGGLDDRPRIVVLNKIDIPDGLDLAEMIRPDLEARGYRVFEVSAVARTGLKELSFALAGVIAEARAAKPVEEATRVVIRPKAVDDAGFTVKLEDDGIYRVRGEKPERWVRQTDFNNDEAVGYLADRLNRLGVEDALRKAGARAGDGVAIGAEDNAVVFDWEPTVTAGAEMLGRRGEDHRLEEPRPAAQRRRDREDERDDVSKEYQEFDPFA, from the coding sequence ATGACCACCTTCGTGGACCGCGTCGAGCTGCATGCCGCCGCGGGTAACGGGGGCCACGGCTGCGCCTCCGTTCACCGTGAGAAGTTCAAGCCGCTCGGCGGCCCGGACGGCGGCAACGGCGGCCGTGGCGGCGATGTGACCCTGATTGTCGACCAGGCCGTCACCACGCTCCTCGACTATCACCACCACCCCCACCGCAAGGCCACCAACGGCCAGCCCGGCGCGGGCGACAACCGCACCGGCAAGGAGGGCCAGGACCTGATCCTGCCCGTGCCGGACGGCACCGTCGTGCTCGACACGGACGGCAACGTGCTCGCCGACCTGGTCGGCCAGGGCACCATGTTCGTCGCCGGCCAGGGCGGCCGCGGCGGCCTCGGCAACGGGGCGCTGGCCTCCGCCCGGCGCAAGGCCCCCGGCTTCGCGCTGCTCGGCGAGCCCGGTGAGAGCCGGGACATCGTCCTGGAGCTGAAGACCGTCGCCGACGTCGCCCTGGTGGGCTACCCGAGCGCCGGCAAGTCCTCGCTGATCTCGGTCCTGTCGGCTGCCAAGCCGAAGATCGCCGACTACCCGTTCACGACCCTGGTCCCGAACCTGGGTGTCGTCACCGCGGGCAGCACCGTCTACACCATCGCCGACGTCCCGGGCCTGATCCCGGGCGCCAGCCAGGGCAAGGGCCTCGGCCTGGAGTTCCTGCGGCACGTCGAGCGCTGCTCGGTGCTCGTGCACGTACTGGACACGGCGACGCTGGAGTCCGACCGCGACCCGCTCTCCGACCTCGACACGATCGAGGAGGAGCTGAAGCTGTACGGCGGCCTGGACGACCGGCCCCGCATCGTCGTCCTCAACAAGATCGACATCCCGGACGGGCTGGACCTCGCGGAGATGATCCGTCCCGACCTGGAGGCCCGCGGCTACCGCGTCTTCGAGGTCTCCGCCGTGGCCCGTACCGGGCTCAAGGAGCTCTCCTTCGCGCTGGCGGGCGTCATCGCCGAGGCCCGTGCCGCCAAGCCGGTGGAGGAGGCGACCCGTGTCGTCATCCGGCCCAAGGCCGTGGACGACGCCGGTTTCACCGTGAAGCTGGAGGACGACGGCATCTACCGGGTGCGCGGCGAGAAGCCGGAGCGCTGGGTGCGCCAGACCGACTTCAACAACGACGAGGCCGTCGGCTACCTCGCGGACCGGCTGAACCGGCTCGGTGTCGAGGACGCGCTGCGCAAGGCGGGCGCCCGCGCGGGCGACGGGGTGGCCATCGGGGCCGAGGACAACGCCGTCGTCTTCGACTGGGAGCCGACGGTGACCGCCGGCGCGGAGATGCTCGGCCGCCGTGGCGAGGACCACCGGCTGGAGGAGCCGCGCCCGGCCGCGCAGCGCCGTCGCGACCGCGAGGACGAGCGCGACGACGTCAGCAAGGAGTACCAGGAGTTCGACCCGTTCGCGTAG
- a CDS encoding iron-containing alcohol dehydrogenase family protein produces MPVLTRLIPAPVVVDIRAGALADLAGVLADQRISGSGKLAVAISGGSGRALRERLSDSLPGASWFEVGGGTLNDAVKLAEDMKSGRYDAVVGLGGGKIIDCAKFAAARVGLPLVAVATNLSHDGLCSPVATLDNDSGRGSYGVPNPIAVVIDLDIIREAPVRFVRSGIGDALSNISAVADWELAHRVNGEDIDGLAAAMARQAGEAVLRHPGSLDEDRFLQVLAEGLVLTGISMSVAGDSRPASGACHEINHAFDLLFPQRAASHGEQCGLGAAFAMHLRGAHQESVRMTETLRRHGLPVTAQEIGFSVDEFVSVVEFAPRTRPGRYTILEHLNLSPDGIRDAYADYVRAAGA; encoded by the coding sequence GTGCCAGTACTGACCCGGCTGATACCGGCGCCGGTCGTCGTCGACATCCGGGCCGGCGCTCTGGCCGACCTGGCGGGTGTCCTCGCCGATCAGCGCATCTCCGGTTCGGGGAAGCTGGCGGTCGCGATCAGCGGGGGCTCCGGCCGGGCGCTGCGCGAGCGGCTGTCGGACAGCCTGCCCGGCGCCTCCTGGTTCGAGGTCGGCGGCGGCACGCTGAACGACGCCGTGAAGCTGGCCGAGGACATGAAGTCCGGGCGGTACGACGCCGTGGTCGGCCTCGGCGGCGGCAAGATCATCGACTGTGCCAAGTTCGCCGCGGCGCGCGTCGGGCTGCCGCTGGTCGCCGTGGCGACGAACCTGTCCCACGACGGTCTGTGCTCACCGGTGGCCACTCTGGACAACGACTCGGGCCGCGGCTCGTACGGTGTCCCGAACCCGATCGCCGTCGTCATCGACCTCGACATCATCCGTGAGGCCCCGGTCCGCTTCGTGCGGTCCGGGATCGGGGACGCGCTCTCCAACATCTCCGCGGTGGCGGACTGGGAGCTCGCCCACCGGGTCAACGGCGAGGACATCGACGGACTGGCCGCGGCGATGGCCCGGCAGGCCGGCGAGGCCGTGCTGCGCCACCCCGGTTCCCTGGACGAGGACCGTTTCCTCCAGGTGCTGGCGGAGGGGCTGGTGCTCACCGGTATCTCGATGTCGGTCGCGGGTGACAGCCGGCCCGCCTCCGGCGCCTGCCACGAGATCAACCACGCCTTCGACCTGCTCTTCCCCCAGCGGGCGGCCAGCCACGGTGAGCAGTGCGGTCTGGGTGCGGCGTTCGCGATGCATCTGCGCGGCGCCCACCAGGAGTCCGTACGGATGACCGAGACGCTGCGGCGCCACGGTCTGCCGGTCACCGCGCAGGAGATCGGATTCAGCGTGGACGAATTCGTCTCGGTGGTCGAGTTCGCACCCCGGACCAGGCCGGGCCGGTACACGATCCTGGAACATCTGAACCTGTCCCCGGACGGGATCAGGGACGCCTACGCCGACTACGTCAGGGCGGCCGGGGCCTGA